One region of Bacterioplanoides sp. SCSIO 12839 genomic DNA includes:
- a CDS encoding AraC family transcriptional regulator: MSQSSKFSQSMIDQDSLGTASANAIRQYLRAAQDYNIQAEDALNAVGMPLGLIDNSVARVNGRDFQSLIHWLIEQTQDPLFGLKSARYVQPGSYSLVGYMAMNSRSAREALHLTPEYEAIVGDMGITKIEKYGPHLAMRWVCQYDDLLVRPHMIDNVLGSWLLFARWLADMDEGKPEKVLFERPKPDASLLPAYEEIFGCPLEFNADRSALIFPEELLDTPLRQPDPILLTTLEQQASAVMSEIQERHPIVMQTRTLLRTLMDEGLPRREKVAEHLGITERTLQRRLQDAGTGYQQLLDDLRQETAIDWLTTTDLAINDIALKLGFSEARSFHRRFKTWTGITPGEYRQQHSS; this comes from the coding sequence TTGAGCCAGAGTAGTAAATTCAGCCAGTCGATGATTGATCAGGACTCTTTGGGCACGGCCTCAGCCAATGCCATTCGCCAATACTTACGCGCCGCGCAGGATTACAACATCCAGGCGGAGGATGCACTGAATGCCGTCGGTATGCCACTGGGGCTGATCGATAACTCAGTCGCACGGGTGAATGGCCGCGACTTTCAAAGCCTGATTCATTGGTTGATCGAGCAAACGCAAGATCCGCTATTCGGGCTGAAAAGTGCGCGCTATGTGCAGCCCGGCTCTTACAGCCTGGTCGGTTATATGGCCATGAATTCCCGCAGTGCCCGCGAAGCACTGCACCTAACACCCGAATACGAAGCCATTGTCGGTGATATGGGAATCACCAAAATTGAAAAATACGGTCCGCATCTGGCCATGCGCTGGGTGTGTCAGTACGACGATCTTCTGGTTCGTCCTCACATGATCGATAACGTGCTCGGCTCCTGGTTGCTGTTTGCCCGCTGGCTGGCGGATATGGATGAAGGCAAACCGGAAAAGGTTCTGTTTGAACGCCCAAAACCCGATGCCAGCTTACTGCCCGCTTACGAAGAAATTTTTGGCTGCCCGCTGGAATTTAACGCCGATAGAAGCGCCCTGATTTTTCCGGAAGAGCTGCTGGATACCCCACTGCGTCAGCCCGACCCAATATTACTCACGACGCTTGAACAACAAGCCAGTGCCGTCATGTCTGAAATTCAGGAGCGCCATCCGATTGTGATGCAAACCCGCACGTTATTGCGCACACTGATGGATGAAGGCTTACCACGACGGGAAAAAGTAGCGGAACATTTAGGGATTACCGAGCGAACGCTGCAACGACGCCTGCAAGACGCCGGCACCGGCTACCAGCAACTGCTGGATGATTTACGCCAGGAAACAGCCATCGATTGGTTAACTACCACCGACCTTGCGATTAACGATATTGCGCTGAAACTGGGCTTCAGCGAAGCCCGCTCCTTTCACCGCCGCTTTAAAACCTGGACCGGTATCACACCAGGAGAATATCGTCAGCAGCACAGCAGCTGA
- a CDS encoding MBL fold metallo-hydrolase yields the protein MVISVIHGWRFGHCPFHSAVHTAQPVNDDVILMAVLKHYCYDNGAHTVEGFRVGRFNAGINTTFIVYRVGDTLIDCGPSNQWRFIRKELGDVDIQRLLITHHHEDHAGNASRIAEMKNLLPYAPELGQQKIATGYRTPWLQQLIWGRLIPARTQPLPESMRLDDGTEIIAVHTPGHAKDLTCLFFPQQKYLFSGDMYISRSLKMLRADENLAQLITSLETLLALDFEVLFCPHNGIVEKGKQALQDKYNNLIKLCQQAASLHRQGSTEAEIMLSLVGKEGVLAKITGGNFSKQNLIRQAIALG from the coding sequence GTGGTCATATCTGTCATTCATGGCTGGCGATTCGGCCATTGCCCGTTTCACAGTGCCGTGCATACTGCTCAGCCGGTCAACGATGATGTGATTCTTATGGCAGTTTTAAAACACTATTGCTACGACAATGGCGCTCATACGGTTGAAGGGTTCCGGGTTGGGCGCTTCAACGCAGGCATTAATACCACCTTTATTGTTTATCGGGTGGGAGACACCCTGATTGACTGTGGCCCAAGCAATCAATGGCGTTTTATCCGTAAGGAGCTGGGCGACGTTGATATTCAGCGTTTGTTGATTACTCATCATCATGAGGATCATGCCGGGAATGCCAGCCGTATTGCTGAGATGAAAAACCTGTTGCCGTATGCCCCTGAGTTAGGACAACAAAAAATCGCAACGGGTTACCGCACACCCTGGTTACAACAACTGATCTGGGGGCGTTTGATTCCGGCACGGACTCAGCCATTGCCAGAATCAATGCGGCTGGATGACGGTACGGAAATCATCGCCGTCCATACTCCCGGGCATGCAAAAGACCTGACCTGCTTATTTTTCCCGCAGCAAAAATATTTGTTCAGCGGTGATATGTATATTTCCCGTTCGCTGAAAATGTTGCGAGCAGACGAAAATTTAGCGCAGTTAATCACCAGTCTGGAAACACTGCTGGCACTGGATTTTGAGGTGTTATTCTGTCCGCATAACGGCATTGTCGAAAAGGGCAAACAGGCGCTGCAGGATAAATACAATAACCTGATAAAGCTGTGTCAGCAGGCAGCAAGCTTACATCGGCAAGGTAGTACGGAAGCTGAAATCATGCTCAGTCTGGTAGGCAAAGAGGGCGTGTTAGCGAAAATAACCGGTGGTAATTTTTCCAAACAAAACCTGATTCGTCAGGCCATTGCATTAGGGTAA
- a CDS encoding DEAD/DEAH box helicase, whose protein sequence is MPSPASSFADLGLSADILKAIEEQGYTQPSPIQAQAIPAVLTGQDVMAAAQTGTGKTAGFTLPILEKLSSGERARPNQVRALIITPTRELAAQVGDNVRAYSEHLPLTSAVVFGGVKINPQMMRMRRGADVLVATPGRLLDLYQQNAVRFKQLEVLVLDEADRMLDMGFIHDIKKILNILPKERQNLLFSATFSDDIKDLAKRLTNNPIEISVTPANSTAKKVEQVIHPVDKKQKPRLLKYLIKENNWQQVLVFCKTKHGANRLTRYLEENNISAAAIHGNKSQGARTRALAEFKSGDISALIATDIAARGIDIDQLPQVVNFDLPNVAEDYVHRIGRTGRAGASGHAVSLVAADEVKELSQVENLIGKLLERDYIPGFEPVHEVPVTTLRAKPKKPKKPKKPKTFSEHKDGQRSGEKKHHAQAKNGRSGNKPTGNKSSTNKTSGNSENKNSPWKKSGATKRKVEGVANKNSNKPIRKPQKRKPAN, encoded by the coding sequence ATGCCCTCTCCTGCTTCCTCCTTCGCTGATTTAGGCTTATCCGCCGACATTCTTAAAGCCATTGAGGAGCAAGGATACACCCAGCCGTCTCCAATTCAGGCGCAAGCAATCCCAGCGGTATTAACGGGTCAGGATGTCATGGCAGCCGCTCAAACCGGCACCGGTAAAACCGCAGGCTTTACCCTGCCCATTCTGGAAAAGCTCAGCAGTGGCGAGCGGGCACGTCCGAATCAGGTACGTGCTCTGATCATTACGCCAACCCGTGAGCTGGCTGCTCAGGTGGGTGATAACGTACGGGCGTATTCGGAACATTTGCCGCTGACTTCGGCGGTGGTGTTTGGTGGTGTCAAAATTAACCCACAAATGATGCGAATGCGTCGTGGGGCTGATGTTCTGGTTGCCACCCCGGGCCGGCTGCTGGATTTATATCAGCAAAATGCCGTGCGCTTTAAACAACTGGAAGTGCTGGTACTGGACGAAGCTGATCGCATGCTCGACATGGGCTTTATTCACGACATTAAAAAGATTCTGAATATTCTGCCGAAAGAGCGTCAGAACCTGCTGTTTTCGGCCACTTTTTCTGACGACATCAAAGACTTGGCGAAACGTCTGACCAACAACCCGATCGAAATTTCAGTGACACCAGCCAACAGCACCGCTAAAAAAGTTGAGCAGGTTATTCACCCGGTAGATAAAAAACAAAAGCCACGTTTGCTGAAATATTTAATTAAAGAAAATAACTGGCAGCAGGTATTGGTATTCTGCAAAACCAAACACGGCGCCAATCGCCTGACCCGCTATCTGGAAGAAAATAATATTTCAGCCGCAGCCATTCATGGCAATAAAAGTCAGGGCGCACGTACCCGGGCATTGGCAGAATTTAAATCGGGTGATATCAGTGCTTTAATCGCCACCGATATTGCAGCTCGGGGCATTGATATTGATCAGCTGCCTCAGGTGGTGAACTTTGATTTGCCCAACGTGGCCGAAGATTATGTTCACCGTATTGGCCGTACCGGTCGTGCGGGAGCCAGCGGTCATGCAGTGTCTCTGGTCGCAGCGGATGAAGTCAAAGAATTATCTCAGGTTGAAAATCTGATCGGCAAATTACTGGAACGCGATTATATTCCGGGCTTTGAGCCAGTACACGAAGTGCCGGTTACTACTTTACGCGCCAAACCGAAAAAGCCTAAAAAGCCCAAGAAACCGAAAACGTTTTCTGAACATAAAGATGGCCAGAGAAGTGGTGAAAAGAAACATCACGCTCAGGCTAAAAATGGCAGATCAGGAAATAAACCGACCGGCAATAAATCATCGACTAATAAAACGTCGGGTAATTCAGAGAATAAAAATTCTCCCTGGAAAAAGTCCGGCGCCACCAAACGTAAGGTTGAAGGTGTGGCTAACAAAAATTCCAATAAACCAATACGCAAGCCACAAAAAAGAAAACCGGCCAATTAA
- the waaC gene encoding lipopolysaccharide heptosyltransferase I: MKVLVVKTSSLGDVFHTLPAVEDAFQQVAGLEIHWLVEEAFADIPTWHPAVTKVIPVAWRRWRKNLFNKENRQQLKAFRQQLKAEQYDIVLDAQGLIKSALFTRMANGPRYGLDKHSCREPLAAKAYQFPQAIAKGQHAIPRVRQLFAQVLGYQVPDSLSYGVDRSRWQRPDVQGGYWVFLHGTTWITKLWPEAYWKQLAELVTQSGRQVMLPWGNEEEKQRAERIADGIDGVSVLPKMGLNDLNAYLAYAQAVVGVDTGLSHVVAALEVPSVAIYGATDASLTGVLGPQVEVMKSELHCAPCLSKKCLLNEPGDIQPPCYREISPQRVFDYLVGVIAK, translated from the coding sequence GTGAAAGTATTAGTTGTTAAAACCTCCTCTCTGGGGGATGTCTTCCACACATTACCTGCCGTTGAGGATGCGTTTCAGCAGGTTGCCGGACTGGAAATACACTGGTTGGTGGAAGAGGCATTTGCGGATATTCCGACCTGGCACCCGGCCGTTACTAAAGTAATTCCGGTGGCCTGGCGGCGCTGGCGCAAAAATTTATTCAATAAAGAAAACCGCCAACAGCTGAAAGCATTCCGCCAGCAATTAAAGGCTGAGCAATACGATATTGTATTGGATGCTCAGGGGCTGATTAAAAGTGCTTTGTTTACCCGCATGGCAAATGGCCCGCGCTACGGATTGGATAAACATTCCTGTCGTGAACCACTCGCCGCTAAGGCTTATCAATTTCCCCAGGCTATTGCTAAAGGCCAGCATGCCATTCCTCGTGTGCGCCAGTTGTTTGCTCAGGTGTTGGGGTATCAGGTGCCCGATTCATTATCGTACGGCGTTGATCGCAGCCGTTGGCAGCGCCCGGATGTGCAAGGTGGTTATTGGGTGTTTCTGCATGGCACCACCTGGATTACCAAACTCTGGCCAGAAGCTTACTGGAAACAACTGGCCGAGCTGGTTACCCAGTCTGGCCGACAAGTGATGCTGCCTTGGGGTAATGAAGAAGAAAAACAACGCGCTGAACGTATTGCGGATGGCATCGATGGGGTGTCTGTGCTGCCTAAAATGGGCCTGAACGATCTGAATGCCTATCTGGCGTATGCTCAGGCGGTGGTCGGCGTCGATACCGGTTTATCGCATGTGGTTGCTGCCTTAGAAGTCCCTTCCGTAGCAATTTATGGTGCAACCGATGCATCGCTAACCGGCGTGTTAGGCCCGCAGGTTGAAGTGATGAAAAGTGAGCTGCACTGTGCACCGTGTTTATCGAAAAAGTGTTTGCTTAATGAGCCGGGCGATATTCAGCCACCTTGTTATCGGGAAATATCGCCGCAGCGGGTGTTTGATTATTTGGTGGGTGTTATTGCTAAATAA
- a CDS encoding lysylphosphatidylglycerol synthase transmembrane domain-containing protein, translating to MLKSWKFWASTGLLAGLIYLVESSFGWLNVLASWKSIAPQTLAVAVGLMLVSYMLRAVRFYDFFYHYCQGQFSLLTRITVIHNFFNNLLPMRSGETTFPLLMKQQFGLPYRHSAPALLWLRLLDLYALLVLAAIYLTDLLPVSDVIQLSFSAALLLLPLIVLPLQNRIEGFLQAHPSGWSGKVVDLMHALPKSPWPFVRALFWTLINWALKLAVYAWLLQQFLSSTSDPVPFAQSWVGATTGELSSVLPINGVAGAGTYEAGIVAGLLPWGVDKSNALAAAVNLHLFVLGSTFLLTGVIALLTSRIKRSDKH from the coding sequence TTGCTGAAATCGTGGAAATTCTGGGCCAGCACAGGCCTGCTAGCTGGCCTGATCTATCTGGTAGAAAGCAGCTTTGGCTGGCTGAATGTGTTGGCGAGCTGGAAAAGCATCGCCCCCCAGACATTGGCGGTTGCGGTTGGCCTGATGCTGGTCAGTTATATGTTGAGAGCCGTACGGTTTTACGACTTCTTCTATCATTATTGCCAGGGACAATTCAGTCTGCTGACGCGCATCACGGTGATCCATAATTTCTTCAATAATCTGTTGCCAATGCGCAGTGGCGAAACCACATTCCCTTTATTGATGAAACAACAATTCGGACTGCCCTATCGCCACAGCGCCCCCGCACTGCTATGGCTGCGCCTGCTCGACTTATACGCATTACTGGTACTGGCCGCGATCTATCTGACCGATCTGCTACCCGTTAGTGACGTGATCCAACTGAGCTTCAGCGCGGCTCTGTTGTTATTGCCTTTGATTGTGTTGCCACTGCAAAACCGTATTGAAGGCTTTTTACAGGCTCATCCCAGCGGCTGGTCCGGTAAAGTTGTCGACCTGATGCACGCTTTACCGAAGTCACCCTGGCCGTTTGTACGGGCATTATTCTGGACGCTGATTAACTGGGCATTGAAACTGGCGGTATATGCCTGGTTACTGCAACAGTTTTTATCATCAACGTCAGACCCGGTGCCTTTTGCGCAGAGCTGGGTCGGAGCGACTACCGGAGAGCTCTCCAGTGTATTGCCGATTAATGGCGTTGCTGGTGCCGGAACCTATGAAGCTGGCATTGTTGCAGGACTGCTCCCCTGGGGAGTCGATAAGAGCAATGCACTGGCGGCTGCCGTAAACCTACACCTGTTTGTATTGGGCAGTACCTTTTTGCTAACGGGTGTTATTGCTTTGCTTACCAGCCGGATTAAGCGCTCTGACAAGCACTGA